The Streptomyces sp. DG1A-41 genomic sequence GATCCTTGCGCGGCTCCGACGGCGGGGCCGAGGCGATCGCGTCGAACTCCTGGCGGGCCCACTCCAGCTTGCCCTGCCTGTCCAGTTCCTTCTCCAGCGCGTCGCGCAGGTCGACGAGCAGCTCGACGTCCAGCGCCGCGTACCGCAGCCAGGGCTCGGGCAGCGGCCGGGTGGACCAGTCGACGGCGGAGTGCCCCTTCTCCAGGACGTAACCGAGAACGCCCTCGACCATCGCGCCGAGGCCGACCCGGGGGAATCCGGCGAGCCGCCCGGCCAGCTCGGTGTCGAACAGCCGTGTCGGCACCATGCCTATCTCGCGCAGGCAGGGCAGGTCCTGGGTGGCGGCGTGCAGCACCCACTCGACGCCGGACAGGGCCTCGCCCAGGGCGGACAGGTCGGGGCAGGCGACGGGGTCGATCAGCGCCGATCCGGCGCCCTGGCGGCGCAGCTGGACCAGGTAGGCGCGCTGCCCGTAGCGGTAGCCGGACGCCCGCTCGGCGTCGACGGCGACCGGGCCGGAGCCCGCATCGAAGGCGGCGATCACCCGGGCCAGGGCAGCCTCGTCCGCGATCACGGGCGGAATGCCCTCACGTGGTTCCAGCAAAGGGATCGGCGCCTCCGTAGCAGAAGATCCGCCGTCGTCCGGAGGAGCGCCTCCGGTGGTTCGCAGTGAGCTGTCTGCTGCGGTCTCGTGGGCGTCGGTCACCTGTCAAGGGTATCCGTGTATGGACAGCGCCCGTCGACGGAACGTTCCGTCGACGGGCGCTCGGGGGTCGCAAACCAGTCAGGTCGGGGAAGTGTCGGGTTCGCGAACCGTGAGTGACACGAACGGGACCCGCGGCCGGTCCCGTTCACGCGAGTGAATGATCACAACGGGCCGTCGTGGAGGGATCAGTGGATGATTCCGGTCCGCAGCGCCACCGCGACCATCCCGGCGCGGTCGCCCGTGCCGAGCTTGCGGGCGATGCGGGCGAGGTGGCTCTTGACGGTCAGGGCGGACAGGCCCATCGAGACGCCGATCGCCTTGTTCGACTGGCCCTCGGCGACCAGGCGCAGCACCTCGACCTCTCGGCCGGACAGTTCGCGGTAGCCGCCCGGGTGGCTCGGAGCACCCGGGGGGCGGCGGTGCAGGCGTGCGGCGGCGGCGCCGATGGGGGCGGCGCCCGGTCGGGTGGGGAGCCCGACGTTGGTGCGGGTGCCGGTGACGACGTAGCCCTTCACACCGCCGGCGAGCGCGTTGCGCACGGCGCCGATGTCGTCGGCGGCGGAGAGGGCGAGCCCATTGGGCCAGCCCGCGGCGCGGGTCTCCGACAGCAGGGTGAGGCCGGAGCCGTCCGGCAGGTGGACTTCTGCGACGCAGATGTCGCGGGGGTTGCCGATGCGGGGACGAGCCTCCGCGACGGACGAGGCCTCGATGACATCGCGCACACCGAGCGCCCACAGGTGGCGGGTGACGGTGGAGCGGACACGCGGGTCGGCCACGACCACCATGGCGGTCGGCTTGTTCGGGCGGTAGGCGACCAGGCTTGCGGGCTGCTCGAGGAGAACGGACACCAGGCCTCCTGGGGTGCGGGACGGGGCCGGCTCGTGGGGGTGAAGCCGGGACGAACCGTGCTTTCAAGGTCACAGTCGTCTTCGGCACCCAACCCGTCCGCCTTTAGAGAATGATCACGAATCGGTGATAACAATCCGCGCAATTCGGACACGCGGTCGATCATTCGAAGGTCGAACGGTTTCGGTCTGCGTCGGTACGCGGTCGAAAGTGGCCGTATCGACAAAGTGATTCGGCCAAGAGGGGGACGCAGGTGTGATCGTCGACAGGGCAGTGTTGACCGCCCCGTACAGGTTCGATCAGTACGGGGTCGGAACAGGTTCGATCAGCGGGACTGCGGTCCCCGCCGCTGGGGCAGCGTCACCACCGACGCGTCCCCCGGCCCGGCCGGCGGCAGCCCCGCGATCTGGGCGAGCAGATCGCACCAGGACGCCAGGTGCGCGGCCGTGTCCGGGGTCCCGCCCAGGCCCTCGCGCGGCGTCCACGAGGCACGGATCTCGATCTGCGAGGCGGCCGGGCGCGCGGACAGACCGCCGAAGTAGTGCGAGCTCGCCCGTGTGACGGTGCCGCTCGGCTCCCCGTACGTCAGCCCCCGCGTCTGGAGCGCGCCGGTCAGCCAGGACCAGCACACCTCCGGCAGCAGCGGGTCCGCGGCCATCTCCGGCTCCAGCTCCGCGCGCACCAGCGTCACCAGCCGGAACGTGCCCTGCCAGGCCTCGTGTCCCGCCGGGTCGTGCAGCAGCACCAGCCGGCCGTCGGCCAGGTCCTGGTCGCCGTCGACGACCGCGGCCTCCAGCGCGTAGGTGTAGGGAGCGAGCCGCTTGGGCGGGGGCGTCGGCTCGACCTCGATCTGGGGCCGCAGCCGCGCCGCCGTGAGCGCGTCGACGGCGGCCCGGAAGGGCGGCGGGGCGGTGTCCGCCTCCCGCCGGTCTTTCTCGGTGTCCTTCGCTTCGTCCATTCCGCCAGCGCCGTCCGACAGTCGTCCCTGAGCCGCAGCCATGCCCGGAAGATTACGGGGCCCTGAGCCCGGGTGCCGGGCTAGACACCCCGCGCCTGTCCAGGGGCTGAATCGCGCCCCTCGGGGGCGTGCGAAACTTGGCCCGTGAGTGCCAACGACGCCCCCCGGGCCCAGCAGCCGTCCGCCCCGTACGACTCGGCCTTCCTCAAGGCCTGCCGACGCGAGCCCGTGCCGCACACGCCGGTGTGGTTCATGCGGCAGGCCGGACGCTCACTGCCGGAGTACCGCAAGGTGCGCGAGGGCATTCCGATGCTCGAGTCCTGCATGCGGCCCGAACTGGTCACCGAGATCACGCTCCAGCCGGTGCGCCGGCACGGCGTCGACGCGGCGATCTACTTCAGCGACATCGTCGTCCCGCTCAAGGCCATCGGCGTCGACCTCGACATCAAGCCCGGCGTCGGCCCGGTCGTCGAGCGCCCGATCCGCACCCGCGCGGACCTCGCCCAGCTGCGCGACCTGACCCCCGAGGACGTCTCCTACGTCACCGAGGCCATCGGCCTGCTCACCCGCGAACTCGGCGCCACGCCCCTGATCGGCTTCGCCGGCGCCCCCTTCACGCTCGCCAGCTACCTCGTCGAGGGCGGCCCGTCCCGCACGTACGAGAACGCCAAGGCGATGATGTACGGCGACCCCGAGCTGTGGGCCGACCTCCTCGACCGCCTCGCCGACATCACGGCCGCCTTCCTGAAGGTGCAGATCGAGGCGGGCGCCTCGGCGGTCCAGCTGTTCGACTCCTGGGCCGGCGCCCTCGCCCCCACCGACTACCGGCGCTCGGTGCTGCCGGCGTCGGCGAAGGTCTTCGAGGCCGTGGCCGGTTACGGCGTCCCGCGCATCCACTTCGGCGTCGGCACAGGTGAGCTGCTGCGGCTCATGGGCGAGGCCGGGGCGGACGTCGTCGGCGTCGACTGGCGCGTCCCGCTGGACGAGGCCGCCCGCCGCGTCGGCCCCGGCAAGGCACTCCAGGGCAACCTCGACCCGACCGTGCTGTTCGCCTCGACGGAGGCAGTCGAGGCGAAGACCCGTGAGGTCCTGGACTCGGCGGTGGGTCTGGAGGGGCACGTCTTCAACCTCGGCCACGGCGTCATGCCGTCGACCGACCCGGACGCGCTGACGCGGCTGGTGGAGTACGTGCACACGCGGAGCGCGCGCTGACGGAGACGGCGGCCGGCCGGTCCTACCAGCCGGGCCGCGCCCGCCTGCCGAAGAGGATGCCGCGCGGCTCCGGCGGCGGTGGTGTGCCGGGGCGCAGCGGCCAGGCGATCAGCATGCCGGCGAGGAAGCCGACGATGTGCGCCGCGTACGCCACCGTGCCGGCGTCGGAGACGCCCTCGCCGGAGGAGTACACCGCCTGGAGCACGAACCACAGGCCCAGCACGGTCCAGGCGGGCAGCCGCAGCGGCAGGAAGATCAGGAACGGCACGAGGACCCAGACCCGGGCCCTCGGATACAGCACGAGATAGGCACCCAGCACCCCGGCGATCGCTCCGGACGCGCCGATCAGCGGGTCGGCCGACGCGTTGTTCAGGACCGCGAAGCCGTACGACGCCGCGTAGCCGCAGATCACGTAGAAGAGCAGGAAGCGGATGTGGCCCATCCGGTCCTCGATGTTGTTGCCGAAGATCCACAGGAACAGCATGTTGCCCAGCAGGTGCAGCCAGCTGCCGTGCAGGAACATCGCCGTCAGGACGCTCAGTTCCGGCGACTTGTCGTAGGGCGGCGGGCCGACCACGCAGCCGGGTCCCCGCGGGCCCACGCCGATGTCACCCGTGGGCACCAGGCGGGGCATCTGATGGTGGATCAGTTCCCGTGGCACCGCCGCGTACTGGTCGAGGAACGCCTGGAGGTGACACAGCTGGGCCAGGCTGCTCTCGCCCACCACGGAACCGGCCATGCCGGGAGTGAGCAGGAACACGACGATGCCGGCGGCGAGCAGGGCGTACGTCACCCAGGGGGTGCGCCGCGCGGGGTTCACGTCATGAACGGGGATGACCACACCACACATGTGCCCGGGGCGCCGCCGGTGAATCGGTCGGCCCGGTGAACGGAGCCGTCCGGGCGTGCGTATGTCTCGGCAACCGCCCGCGGCGCGGGGAAGGCGGGTCGCGGGGCCGACGTGAGGAACAGGCGATGAACGACCGAGTTACTCCTCCGATGCACGCCCTGCCCGACGGCGAGGCGGAGCTGACGCTGGTGGTGCGGCTGCCGTGGGAGGACGTGGCCCGCCTCGGCCAGGAGGCCGGGCGGCTGGCGACCCAGATGCGGCGGCCCGTGACGCTGGAGGAGGCGGTGAGTCACCGGCTGCGGTCGACCCGGGTCGCCGCGCACGCGAAGCCGGCGGGGGAGCAGCCGCCTGCTGTCTCGGCTTCGGCGTCGGTGTCGTCGTTGCCGTCTCGGCCGCCGGCGGAGCAGGCGCGGCAGGCGATTGACCGGATCAACGGTACGGCTGGGACTGCCTAGGGTTTCGCCGTAGGGGTGCGGGTGCGTGGCCTGGTGCGGGCTCGTTGCGGGCGTTCGCGCCACGCGGCGGAGCCGCAGATCGATACGGCCCCGCTCCCCTCGAGGCATGCTGTCCCGCCGTCCCTTACAAAGAACCGCGGACCTTCGCCGCCGCCTTGCGGGCCGCCACCAGAACCGGGTCCCAGACGGGGGAGAACGGTGGGGCGTAGCCGAGGTCCAGGGTCGTCATCTGTTCCGCCGTCATGCCGGCCGTGAGGGCGACCGCCGCGATGTCGACTCGCTTGCCCGCGCCCTCGCGGCCGACGATCTGGACGCCGAGGAGGCGGCCCGTGCGGTGTTCGGCGAGCATCTTGACCGTCATGGGGGAGGCGTCCGGGTAGTAGCCCGCGCGGCTGGTCGACTCGATGGTGACCGCCTCGAAGCGCAGGCCCACGCGGTGGGCGTCCTTCTCGCGCAGTCCCGTGCGCGCGATCTCCAGGTCGCAGACCTTGCTGACCGCCGTGCCGACCACGCCGGGGAACGTGGCGTAGCCGCCGCCTGCGTTGGTGCCGATGACCTGGCCGTGCTTGTTGGCGTGGGTGCCGAGCGCGATGTGCCGTTCCTGGCCGGAGACCAGGTCGAGGACCTCGACGCAGTCACCGCCCGCCCAGATGTTCTCGTGCCCGCGCACCCGCATCGAGCGGTCGGTGAGGAGGCCGTCGTGGGTACCGAGGGGGAGGCCGGCCGCCTTCGCGAGCGTCGTCTCGGGGCGGACGCCGATGCCGAGCACGACGACGTCGGCCGGGAAGTCGCGGTCCTGGGTGGCCACCGCGCGCACCCGGCCGTCGTCGCCCGTGAGGATCTTGGTGACCTCGGCGTCGTTCACCATCGTGATGTCCAGGCCCTCCATGGCCTCGTGCACCAGGCGGCCCATGTCGGGGTCGAGGGTCGACATGGGCTCGCTGCCGCGGTTGACGACCGTCACCTCGTAGCCGCGGTTGATGAGCGCCTCGGCCATCTCCACGCCGATGTCGCCGGCCCCGACGACCACCGCGCGGCGGCCACGCGTGCGTGCCAGCGTGTCGAGCAGCGCCTGGCCGTCGTCCAGCGTCTGCACGCCGTGCACCCCGGGGGCGTTCATGCCGGGAATGTCCGGCCGGATCGGCCGGGCGCCCGTCGCGATCACGAGTTTGTCGTACGACGTCCAGGACTCGGCGCCGGATTCGAGGTCACGCGCGCGTACGCGCTGCCGGTCGGGGTCGAGCTCCGTGACCTCGGTGCGCAGCCGCAGATCGATGTCCCGCGCGCGGTGCTCCTCGGGGGTGCGGGCGATGAGCCGGTCCCGGTCCGGGACGTCGCCGCCCACCCAGTACGGGATGCCGCACGCCGAGTACGACGTGAAGTGGCCGCGTTCGAACGCCATGATCTCCAGCTCGTCGGGACCCTTCAGACGGCGCGCCTGCGACGCCGCGGACATCCCCGCGGCGTCGCCGCCGATCACGACCAGTCGCTCCCTGCGCATACGGCTCATGCTCATGCGAACACGCTACGGGCGCAGGGCATTTCAATCCTGCTCGTCAGACGTCCGCGCGGGCGTGGACTGCGGCGCCGGGCGGGCCGTCGGCAGCGGGCCCAGGGCGCTCGTGGCGGATGCGGGGCGCGGGCGGCGGGGGAGGCGGGGGCGTACGACGCGCAGCCACAGCAGCACGAGCAGGGCGCCCACCGCCGCGAACGGCAGGAC encodes the following:
- a CDS encoding ribonuclease D — protein: MTDAHETAADSSLRTTGGAPPDDGGSSATEAPIPLLEPREGIPPVIADEAALARVIAAFDAGSGPVAVDAERASGYRYGQRAYLVQLRRQGAGSALIDPVACPDLSALGEALSGVEWVLHAATQDLPCLREIGMVPTRLFDTELAGRLAGFPRVGLGAMVEGVLGYVLEKGHSAVDWSTRPLPEPWLRYAALDVELLVDLRDALEKELDRQGKLEWARQEFDAIASAPPSEPRKDPWRRTSGMHKVRRRRQLAVVRELWQTRDRIAQRRDVSPGKVLGDAAIVEAALAVPADVHALAALNGFGHRMSKRQLEQWQAAVDRAKALSEAQLPQPGQPVTGPPPPRAWADKDPVAAARLSAARAGVSALAEQLNMPQENLITPDTVRRVCWEPPAVVDAESVAAALAGYGARPWQVEQVTPVLVEALSVKEA
- a CDS encoding response regulator transcription factor — translated: MSVLLEQPASLVAYRPNKPTAMVVVADPRVRSTVTRHLWALGVRDVIEASSVAEARPRIGNPRDICVAEVHLPDGSGLTLLSETRAAGWPNGLALSAADDIGAVRNALAGGVKGYVVTGTRTNVGLPTRPGAAPIGAAAARLHRRPPGAPSHPGGYRELSGREVEVLRLVAEGQSNKAIGVSMGLSALTVKSHLARIARKLGTGDRAGMVAVALRTGIIH
- a CDS encoding DUF3000 domain-containing protein → MAAAQGRLSDGAGGMDEAKDTEKDRREADTAPPPFRAAVDALTAARLRPQIEVEPTPPPKRLAPYTYALEAAVVDGDQDLADGRLVLLHDPAGHEAWQGTFRLVTLVRAELEPEMAADPLLPEVCWSWLTGALQTRGLTYGEPSGTVTRASSHYFGGLSARPAASQIEIRASWTPREGLGGTPDTAAHLASWCDLLAQIAGLPPAGPGDASVVTLPQRRGPQSR
- the hemE gene encoding uroporphyrinogen decarboxylase, with the translated sequence MSANDAPRAQQPSAPYDSAFLKACRREPVPHTPVWFMRQAGRSLPEYRKVREGIPMLESCMRPELVTEITLQPVRRHGVDAAIYFSDIVVPLKAIGVDLDIKPGVGPVVERPIRTRADLAQLRDLTPEDVSYVTEAIGLLTRELGATPLIGFAGAPFTLASYLVEGGPSRTYENAKAMMYGDPELWADLLDRLADITAAFLKVQIEAGASAVQLFDSWAGALAPTDYRRSVLPASAKVFEAVAGYGVPRIHFGVGTGELLRLMGEAGADVVGVDWRVPLDEAARRVGPGKALQGNLDPTVLFASTEAVEAKTREVLDSAVGLEGHVFNLGHGVMPSTDPDALTRLVEYVHTRSAR
- a CDS encoding rhomboid family intramembrane serine protease; this translates as MVIPVHDVNPARRTPWVTYALLAAGIVVFLLTPGMAGSVVGESSLAQLCHLQAFLDQYAAVPRELIHHQMPRLVPTGDIGVGPRGPGCVVGPPPYDKSPELSVLTAMFLHGSWLHLLGNMLFLWIFGNNIEDRMGHIRFLLFYVICGYAASYGFAVLNNASADPLIGASGAIAGVLGAYLVLYPRARVWVLVPFLIFLPLRLPAWTVLGLWFVLQAVYSSGEGVSDAGTVAYAAHIVGFLAGMLIAWPLRPGTPPPPEPRGILFGRRARPGW
- a CDS encoding FAD-dependent oxidoreductase; this translates as MSMSRMRRERLVVIGGDAAGMSAASQARRLKGPDELEIMAFERGHFTSYSACGIPYWVGGDVPDRDRLIARTPEEHRARDIDLRLRTEVTELDPDRQRVRARDLESGAESWTSYDKLVIATGARPIRPDIPGMNAPGVHGVQTLDDGQALLDTLARTRGRRAVVVGAGDIGVEMAEALINRGYEVTVVNRGSEPMSTLDPDMGRLVHEAMEGLDITMVNDAEVTKILTGDDGRVRAVATQDRDFPADVVVLGIGVRPETTLAKAAGLPLGTHDGLLTDRSMRVRGHENIWAGGDCVEVLDLVSGQERHIALGTHANKHGQVIGTNAGGGYATFPGVVGTAVSKVCDLEIARTGLREKDAHRVGLRFEAVTIESTSRAGYYPDASPMTVKMLAEHRTGRLLGVQIVGREGAGKRVDIAAVALTAGMTAEQMTTLDLGYAPPFSPVWDPVLVAARKAAAKVRGSL